A stretch of DNA from Deinococcus radiophilus:
AAGTCCCTCACGGCAGCCACCGCTCCCTTATCCGTTACTGGCTGCGGATGGGGACGATGAAACACCGCTACTTCTCCATGAAGATGAACCCGCACGCGTGAGCCTCTGCCTTCTGACATGTCTGCCCCCAAATGAATCAGTAGCTTCTCGATACTGTCCCAGCGAATGGTGCCCGACACTGGACGTGCAAAAATCTGCTCTAACGTCCGCTTATGTTTGCCGTTCACCTTAGTCATGGTACTGCCTGATAGTACCAGAATTCTTACGGCTTTCAATTTGACTGTTCATAGTGGCCCCCACCCCCCAGCCACATCTCCCCCACTGACCCGGCTGGGGTACTCGCCCAGCCGCTCCAGCCCCAGCGTTTGCAGTTCGTCGTACACGCTCAGAATCGCTTCTTTGGTGCGGTAAGACCCGTGTGCCGCCTCGTCCTTGCGCCGCACAATCGGGAAGGTGTCCATGACATAGTCCACGTCCTCCCGCGCAATCCCGTACAGGATGAAGTACAGCGCGTCCAGTTCGGCCCGCAGCCAGAAGCGCCGCTCGTCGTTCCAGACGAACGGTTCGCCCCCGTAGCCCAGGTCACGCGCAAAGGCCGTGAGGTCGTGGGCGGTGTAGGTCAGTTCGAGGACGCGGGGAGTGATGAAGGATGATAGATACGCCGTTTAGAGCCTAGCAAGATTGTGGGCGAGTACGGCTAAGACGACGCGGAGCTTAAGTGAACCCAGGGTTTTGGTTTGGGCAGAGCGGATTTGAGCTTCCACAAGCGCAGAGAAGACTGTTTCAATACGTTTGCGGATTTTGGGATGGCGAGAATCTCGCCATCCCGTGTCATATCTGGTGTTCTTCTTGGGCGGATACACGTAGCCCAGACAGCAATACCCCTTATCGCCAATGATGGTTGGGCCTTCAAACTCTGGCCATCTGAGATTCAGCTCATAGCTGACCGTAACGTCATGGAGGTTGGCAGGTCGGATGACGTACTGAACGATTTGTCCACCTGGTGTGACCCAGGCGTGCAGCTTATATCCGAAGAACTCGCCCTGAGTTCCAAATCCCCATTTCGCGCCTGGGAACTGACAAAGGTGCGTGCGTTTGGGACGGCAAATGGGGAGGGGCATTGAATCAACTACGACTTCAGTGCAGGGCTGAGCTGGGCTTGCAACATGCTCTAGGAGTGGCAACAGTTTGATGCCCCTGGTGTAGGCCTGAGTGTAGGAAGGAAGACCGGGACGGTCTTCCTTGAGGATGTTCCACCAGATGGAAGGAAATGGATGCTTGAAGACGAGACGGGAGAGCAGCAGAGCAACCAGCATGGCATCT
This window harbors:
- a CDS encoding type II toxin-antitoxin system HicA family toxin, translated to MTKVNGKHKRTLEQIFARPVSGTIRWDSIEKLLIHLGADMSEGRGSRVRVHLHGEVAVFHRPHPQPVTDKGAVAAVRDFLENAGIRP
- a CDS encoding IS982 family transposase, with product MAKYRLHHSLGRRHVIRHLYFWAKKHFSDQKICPHQKVTDAMLVALLLSRLVFKHPFPSIWWNILKEDRPGLPSYTQAYTRGIKLLPLLEHVASPAQPCTEVVVDSMPLPICRPKRTHLCQFPGAKWGFGTQGEFFGYKLHAWVTPGGQIVQYVIRPANLHDVTVSYELNLRWPEFEGPTIIGDKGYCCLGYVYPPKKNTRYDTGWRDSRHPKIRKRIETVFSALVEAQIRSAQTKTLGSLKLRVVLAVLAHNLARL